A region of the Desulfurispora thermophila DSM 16022 genome:
CACTCTTGCAAAAAATCAAGGCGGCGGGCTGCCGGGCCGGAGTGGCTCTCAACCCCGCTACTCCACTGGATGTATTGGACTACGTTCTGGAGTTGACCGATCTGGTGCTGGTGATGACTGTAAACCCGGGTTTTGGGGGGCAAGAATTTATACCTGCCGTGGTACCCAAGATCAGCCGCTTGAGAGAAAAGTTGCTGGCCGTGCGAAGTCATGCCCTGATTCAGGTGGATGGAGGTATAAATGTTCAAACTGCGGCCATAGTCGCCCGGGCCGGGGCGGACGTTCTGGTGGCCGGTTCGGCAATTTTCGGGGCGGTCGATCCGGCGGCGGCCATAGCCGAAATCCGGCAGGCGGCGCGGGGATGAAAGCCGGTAAAATATGAGCAGGCAGGGGGTGATTTGGTTGGCGGTGTATAAATGCGCCCAGTGCGGGGAAGTGGTGGAAAGCCGTTGCAAGCCCGGCAAGTGCAAATCCTGCGGTGCACCCAAAGAGGATTTGCAAAAACAGGAGCAACCCAAGAAAAAATAGTTGTTAGTTTTATTTATTTACAATATTATTCTCTTTAGAGGCAGGTTAATTTTAGGGAGGTGGGACCATGGGCGGGTTGGAAGAACAACTGGTTATTTTTCAGTTGAATGACCAGCAATATGCTTTGCCAATTCAAGAAACCCAGGAAATTATCCGCATGACGGCCATTACGCAGGTACCCAACACCAGGCACTATGTAGAGGGAATTATTAATTTGCGCGGCAGTATAGTACCCGTGATCAACCTGAATAAGCGGTTGTCATTGCCGGTGAAAGAGTATGATGAGAATACCCGGATTATCGTGGTGGAGCATGCCGGTCAGAAGGTGGGCATGATTGTGGACAATGTGCTGGAAGTTGGTCGCTATACCCGCGATGAACTGGAGCCTCCGGCCGTGGCGGGCGATGGGGTGGAGTTTTTGCGCGGTGTGGTCAAAAAGCAGGACCGGTTGTGGCTCTTGCTGAATCTGGCCAATGTTCTTTAAATTTTATGGTCGGTATGGACCGGCCTTTTATTTTTAGTTGTTGGGAGTTTGCCTGATAGCTGTTTATACTGTAAGATATTGAAAAACGTTAGTATATTAGGGAAGGAGGAGTTTTAAAAATGTTTGTGCGCAACTGTATGACTCCCAACCCGATTACCATCAAGCCCGATACTCCCATTTTCGAAGCGCTCAACATAATGAAGAAAAATAATATCCGCCAGCTGCCTGTGGTGGACAAGGCGGGCAAGCTGTTAGGCATTGTAACTGAAAGGGAGATTTTGACCGTTTCTCCTTCACCGGCTTCCACCTTGAGCATTTACGAGATGAATTACCTGCTATCCAAGATGCAGGTCAAGGATATTATGAACCGCCAGCTGGTGACAGTGTCTCCCGAATTGAACATTGAAGATGCGGCTTTGATTATGCGGGACAAAAAAATAGGCAGCTTGCTGGTGATACAGGAAGATGCTCTGGTGGGGATTATTACCCAGACCGATATTTTTGATGCCATGCTGAAAGCTTTTGGGATTCGCAAGGCGGGCACGCGCATTGTCATTGAAACCGAAGACCGGGTGGGCGCTCTGGCCGAGCTGTTGCAAATAGTAAAAGAGCACCGGATTAATGTAATTGGTGTGGCCAGCCTGGAGAAGTCCGACCGGATTGTGCAAATCATGCTGCGGCTGAGTACTGCGGATGCCAGTGAATTGGTGAACGACATCAAACAAAAAGGTTTTCAAGTAATCGCGGTTAGCTAAATCTCAAGCTGATATATAAGGGAGTTCGACCTGTTATGCTGGATGAACACGGTAACCACTTGATGGCCCGCTATGTCAGTATAGCTATGGACATTGCTACCAGGATCATGCGCGGTGAGTACCGGGAGGGACAGAAAATTTTCGGCCGTTCCACTCTGGCCGGTAAGTACAATGTCTCGCCGGAAACCATCCGCCGGGCCCTCACTCTGCTGCAGGATACAGGAATTGTCCATGTTTCGCCCGGGGTGGGGGTGGTGGTGCGTTCCCAGAAGGCGGCCGAGGCTTTTTTGGCCGAGTGTGGTCAAAAGGAAGTACTGCGGGGCATGCAGGAGAAACTGCACGCCTTGCTCAGGCAACGCGATGCGCTGAATGAGGAAATTGACCGGCTCATGCATGAGTTGTTGGATTACACCATGAAAATGGTGGGGAGGCTGCGCCGGCTGGATGAAATCAGAGTCCTGCCTTTTTCGCCCCTGGTGGGTAAATCCCTGGCCGAAGTGGATTTCCGCAGTAAAACCGGTGCTACGGTGCTGGCCATTTTTCGGCAGGGGGAGGAAATTTATTCTCCCCGGGCTGATACGGTGATTCAGGCGGGTGATGTGTTGCTGGTGGTTGGTCACCCGGAAAACAAAGAACAGCTTTTTAGCCTGGTGGAACCCCGCCAGCCCGAGTCATGAGTGCCGGTTATTTTTATGATATATCAATCAGGGGTAATGTATATTTCCCTCGCCTGCGGGTTAAATATAACAATAAATCCCACTTTATTCTAGCAGGAGGGATGGGCTTGGGATTTAAAGACTTTGAAAACAAAGTAAAGAGTGTCCAGGAAAGCCGGGATGAAAAGCACCGTCAGGCGGTCCGGCAGAGCATTGCTGCACCGTCGCCGGAGAAAGAGGAAGAGTAACCGGAAAATAATAGACCCTGCGCTTTGAAGCGGGGCTATTTTTTTGCTGCTTGCTAAATAATGGCGGTTATGCTATGATACCGCTGGAAAAAGGAGTTTGAGGTGATGGGCATGGGCGAAAGAAACAGGCCCGGGAGTGAATATCTACCCGAAATAGCCGGGGATTATGTGGCGGTCAAGGCGCTGGAGAATGGGGTAACTATTATTGGCTTGACCAGAGGAAAGGATACCAGGTTCCACCACACAGAAAAGCTGGACAGGGGCGAGGTAATGATTGCCCAGTTTACAGAGCATACCAGCGCCATTAAAATCCGTGGTCGGGCGGAGATATATACTAAACATGGCAAAATAAGAACGGATGAATAAATGCTCGGGGGGAGGGAGGAGGCGTGTGGACGGTAGTACATATTGCGCCCAATAAAAAAGAGGCCGAGAGAATGCAGCAATATTTAACCAATGAGGGGTTTCTGGTCAAGGTGAGGCCAATCAGTCTACATGCCGATGGTGAAAATACACCGGTGGAAATTCTGGTTCCGGAGGCGGAAGTGGAAGAAGCGCTGGAAATGATCAGCCAATTTTAATCGGGCCGGGGGTGGCAGAGGTGCAGCGATTGGGTGTTCTGACCAGTGGCGGAGATTCCTCGGGTATGAACGCTGCCATTCGGGCGGTAGTGAGGAAAGCTATTTATCACGGCCGGGAAGTTATGGGTATTATGCGCGGCTACAACGGCCTGATTGAAGGCGATATGCAGCCCATGAATTTGGGTTCGGTGGCCGATATTATTCACCGCGGGGGTACAATATTGCATACCGCCCGGTCCGAGCTGTTTAAAACACCGGAAGGCCGGGCTAAAGCGTATGCCAATGTGCAGCGCTTTGGTTTGCAGGGGCTGGTTGTGATCGGTGGTGATGGTTCATTCCGCGGCGCGCTGCAATTCAACCGGGAGTATAATATCCCGGTGATTGGCGTGCCGGGGACAATTGATAATGATATCTATGGCACGGATTATTCCATTGGTTTTGACACGGCCGTGAATACTGTGGTGGATGCCATAAATAAAATACGCGATACAGCTACGTCGCATGAGCGCACCTTTATTATAGAAGTAATGGGACGGGATTCGGGCTGGATCGCCCTGACAGCAGGACTGGCGGGCGGAGCCGAAACCATTCTCATCCCGGAAAAACCTCTTAGCATTGATGAACTTTGCGACAAACTGATGCGTGGCTACAAGCGGGGTAAATTACATAGCATTATAATTGTAGCGGAAGGGGCGGCCAGCGGATTGGAGGTAGGCCGTCAGATTAAGGAGAAAACCGGTTTTGATACCAAAGTTACCATACTGGGTCACCTGCAGCGGGGCGGAACACCTACAGCCTTTGACCGCAACCTGGCCAGCCGGCTGGGGGCGGCGGCAGTGGATTTACTTTTGGCCGGCGAAAGCGGTAAAATGGTGGGAATGATCAGCGGCAAAGTAGTGGCCACAGACCTCCAGCAGGCAGTGCAGAAAAAACAGCTGATAGATCTGGACATGTACACACTAGCGGACATCCTATCGATTTGAAGGAGTGATATGCTTGCGACGCACCAAGATTGTTTGTACAATAGGGCCGGCCAGTGAACGCGTTCCTACGTTGATCCGCATGATCAGGGCCGGCATGAATGTAGCCCGGTTAAATTTTTCCCATGGTACGCATGAAGACCATGCCCGGCGGATCGCGGCGGTCCGCGAAGCGGCGGCCAAAACCGGACAAAACGTAGCGTTGCTCCTGGATACAAAAGGCCCGGAAATCCGCCTGGGCTATTTGGAACAGGAAAAAGTACTGCTGGAAGCGGGTAAAAAAGTTATTTTGACCACGGAGGATGTCAAGGGCACGGTGGAAATCCTGCCCGTTACATATAAAGGGTTGCCGCGCGATGTGGTGGAAGGAGATACTATTTTAATAGCTGACGGTCTGATTGAACTGCGTGTCACCGGTAAAAACCGCAAGCAGGTGGAATGCGAGGTGATCAGCGGGGGTGAAATTACCTCGCAAAAAGGAGTGAATTTGCCGGGTGTTAATGTCAACCTGCCCGCTTTGACCGAGAGGGATGTGGATGATATCCTCTTTGGTATCAAGCAGGGAATGGATATTATTGCTGCTTCCTTTATTCGCAAAGCCAATGACGTACTGGCCATCCGGCAAATTGTGGAAGAGTCGGGAGCCGATTTAGATATTATTGCCAAGATTGAGAGCCGGGAAGGCGTGGCCAATGTGGACGAAATCATCAAAGTAGCGGATGGCATCATGGTGGCGCGTGGCGATCTGGGGGTGGAAATCCCGGTGGAAGAAGTACCCCTGGTGCAGAAGAAGATTATTGAGAAGTGCAACCGGGCCGGCAAGCCGGTAATCACAGCCACCCAGATGCTGGAGTCCATGATCCAGCATCCCCGTCCCACCAGGGCGGAAGCCAGCGATGTGGCCAATGCCATTTTTGACGGAACCGATGCCATCATGCTCTCCGGTGAAACGGCGGCCGGCAAATATCCGGTGGAAGCTGTGCAAACCATGGCCCGCATTGCAGAAAGAGCGGAATCTTCCCTGCAGTATGACGAGATCCTGCGCCGTAAAGCTGTGGCACTGGCCCGCACTGTGACCGACTCCATCAGCCATGCTACTTGCACCATTGCTGCCGATCTGGATGCGGCGGCCATCATCACCTCTACAGAAACCGGTTATACCGCGAAAATGGTCAGTAAATACCGTCCCAAGGCGCCAATTATTGCCGTCACGCCGGATCAGTCGGTGTTGCGCAAACTGGCGTTGATCTGGGGTGTCCAGCCGTTGCTCATGCCCCGGGTGCAGGATACCGACAGCATGATCACAGCTGCTATTCAGGCTTCGCTGGATAGCGGTTATATCAGCCCCGGCGACCTGGTGGTAATTACCGCCGGGGTGCCGGTGGGGGTGCATGGTACTACCAACCTGATCAAGGTGCACACGGCCGGCGACATTCTGGCCCGGGGTACGGGAATTGGTCAAAAGGCTGTTACCGGTGTGGCCAGGGTTTGCCATAATATCAAAGAAGCACAGGAGAAGCTCCAGCCGGGTGATATATTAATCACAGAAGCTACCGACCGGGAGTATATCGGTATATTGGACAGAGCGGCCGCTCTGATCACCGAGGTAGGTGGTTTGACTTCTCATGCAGCCATAGTGGGACTGGAATTCGGTATTCCCACGGTGGTGGGAGTGGAGTGCGCTACAGCTTTGATTAAAGACGGGGAAGTTATTACTGTGGATGGCCAGCGGGGACTGGTCTACCGGGGTCAGGCCAGAGTGTTGTAGGATCCTCATGTAACAAATCACCTCTGCGTGGTTAACCTAAGCGCAGAGGTGATTTTATTGCTGGCGCAGGTGATTGATTGCCTGATTGAATTTGGTTGGTTGGCCCTGTTTCTGGGGGCCGTTATCGAAGCCCTGGGGCTGCCCTTTCCAGGTAGTGTAATGCTGGTATTTGCCGGTGTGTTGATTAGCCGGGAACGTTTGGGTTTGGTTGCTGCTGTACTGGCAGCCGTGGTTGGTTATAATGTGGGCGGTGGGATCGCTTATTTTTTGGGCCGTTTTTTGGGGCACCCCTTAGGGGTTAGTGTTATGAAATGGTTAAAAATTGAACCGGAACAGCTGGAGCAGGGATTTAAGTATATGCAACGTTCGGCCGGTTACTATATTTTGCTGGGCCATTTTTTGCCCATGTTCAGCAATCTGACGCCTTATCTGGCTGGAGTGAGCAGGGTACGAGCCGGCGTATTTTTTTTATATAATAGCGCATTTGCTATAATCTGGGCGTTTATCTACATGGGGGCCGGCTTTTATTTCAGTAGCTACTGGGAAAGAGCGGCGCAATTTTTGCAAAGGCATATTTATAAGGTTGCAGTACTGGGGCTCGTATTGTATATAATGGTTGTATATTTGTTCAAGAAAAAGAAGGTTTTTTTAAAAAATAGCAAATAAAACTTTGTTTTGGTGAGGTGGGAAAGATGGTACATTTTATGGTAGGACAAACCCGGGTTGTTTTGTTGCAGGGGGACATCACCGAGCAGGACACGCAGGCCATTGTTAATGCGGCCAACAGCCGCCTGGCCGGTGGTGGTGGTGTGGACGGAGCCATTCACCGGGCCGGCGGGCCCGCGATCATGGCCCAGTGCGACGAGATAAGAGCCCGCCAGGGCGGGTGCCCGACCGGGCAGGCAGTGCTGACCACTGGCGGGCGTTTGAAGGCACAATATGTAATTCACACCGTAGGTCCTATTTGGCGAGGTGGGGACCATAACGAAGACCAGCTGTTGGCCAGCGCATATCAAAGCAGCTTGCGCCTGGCACTCCAGCACGGGATTAAATCAGTGGCTTTTCCTTCCATCAGCACCGGGGCATATGGTTTTCCCCTGGAGCGGGCGGCTGCGGTAGCTGTCCGGGCTGTGGAGGGCTTTCTCCTGGAGCAACCCTTGCAAGAGGTACGCTGGGTTTTGTTCAGCCAGCGTGATTTCCAGGCCTATTTACGGGCCTGGCAAGAGCGGGGATATCAGCAGGGAAAAAATGTCGAATAAAGTCAATTTTGGTGCAGCATTTTTATATGTAGCAGTCCCGTTTCAGTAGAGATAGATGGTATAATGGTATTCGGTATTGTAATCATTCCTATACAGATTATTGTTTTGAGGTGAAAGGCTTGCGCCGCGTACCTGTAACAGCCCTGCATGCGGGAATGAAGATAGCTCGCCCTGTGTACAGCGCTGGTGGACAGATGCTGCTCAGTGCCGGCCTGGAGTTGACCGAGCGGTATATTGAGCGTCTGGGAAAGCTGGGCATCAACTTTGTTTATGTGGAAGACGGGCTGTTGCCAGACCTGGAAGTGGACGATGTAATCAGTGATGAGACAAGAAGCCGGGCGCGTTCCCTGATGCGGGAACTGTTACAGTCCAGTACGGGTAAAAGGGTTGACATAAAAAGGTGTCTGCTTCTGAGCAAAGAAATTCAGTCCGTAGTGGAGAATATTGTTGATGAATTGCTCGGCAATAAAAATTTGATCTTTGACATGATGGATATTCGTACGCACGACGATTACACTTTTGCGCACAGTGTAAATGTCGGTGTTCTGGCCGTGATGGCGGGACTGGCCATGAAAATGCCCCGGGAGCGGCTTTTGCAGCTGGGCAAGGGGGCCATGTTGCATGATATTGGTAAAATCGACTTGCCGCTCAGTATTTTAAACAAGCCAGGTAAATTGACGGAGGATGAGTTTGATCAGATAAAAAAGCACTGCCAGGTCGGTATGCAAATTCTCAAGCACAGCGGATATGTAAATATTGTGGAGGCGGCGGTGGCGCTGCAACACCACGAGCGGTACGACGGTAGCGGTTATCCGGGTGGCCTGAGAGGTGAACAAATTCACTTGTTTTCGCGTATTACTTCAATTGCCGATGTCTATGATGCCATCACGTCCAACCGGGTTTACCGGCCGGCCTTCCCGCCCCACGAGGCTTATGAGCTTCTGGCGGCCGGGGGCGGTAGTATGTTTGACTATGAGATTGTCCGGATTTTTATAGAAATAATAGCTCCTTATCCTTTGGGAACCATTGTGGAACTGAGCAATGGAGAGATAGCTGCCGTGGTGGAAAACATTCCCGGTTTCAACCTCTACCCCCGCGTGCGGGTGCTATTTGATCCTTACGGGCAAGAGGTGGGCGAGATGAAAGAATATTTCCTGGCCAGGCAGCGGGATATTGTAATCCACAAGGTAATCGATGACGTTTTTAAGTATGTAAAAGAGAGGTCAGCACAAAAAAAGTCAGGTTGATATCGATATCAGGTTGGCAACGGACAAAGCCTTACCAACCCCTTGACTGCCAGTTGGTGGCCCAGAATAATCAGGGCACCGGTGATACCGGGGATGCTCAAGGCAAAGTCCAGCGCTTTCTCTAAATCTTGCGCAGATTTGACCAGGTTGCCGGTGGCTGTGGCTACGGCATCGGCCAGCGGCGGGTCGGGAGAAATAACCACCACGGCGTCGGCTGAGCCAAAACTTAAAGAGTGACCTACAGAACCGGATGAGGTGCAAATGCCCAGGGGGCCGTCCTGCGGTTTCACTTCCAGGGCAATGCGGTTGCTTAGAGGAGAATTACCAGCGAATACGGCGATGCGCCGGGTGCGCCTGGTGCGGATAAAAATGTCGCCGCCATTTTCCACAATGAGGTCGCGGCTGTATTTGCCCAGGAAAAGGCCAATCTGCCAGGCGATGGTGCCGGCTACGGCGGCCATGGGTCCAACACCTGCTTTGGTGGCGGCGGTAGCCATACGGTGAGCGATGGGTGGTGCCCAGGCCGGAGGCTGGTAAGGATGCAAAGTGCGGGCGAAAAACGGGTCCTGTTTGATATATTCTTCCAGAGGGGAACGGCAGGCTATAACAGCCTGCCGTGTTTTTTCCGGTAGCCAGTGTTGAAAAGATTCTTTGCGTACTCCTATGTCCAGGTCGGTTTCCTGTACCTGAATGGTGAAATGTACTAAATCGGAGGATTGGTGCAGTTGCCGGTAGGTACGGTGATAGTAAGTCATCTTACAATCGTACCTCCATTGCCTTCACCGGGCAGGCCCGCACGCACAGCTGGCAAACTACGCAGTCGTCGCTGTTGAAGCAAACTACCATTTCCGGGCGCTGGATGTGCAGGGCACCGGTGGGGCAGATGGCTGTGCAAGCACCGCAGGAGGTACATTTTTCTTCATTGCGCACTATTTCCTGGGTCAGGTCCTGTACAATAACGCCGCAGCTGCGCAGGTATTCCAGTCCCCGGTCGTATTGTTCCCCGGTCAGCTCCAACACCATGGTACCCTCTTTTTGCGGGTTGACGTTTGCTTTAACAATATTTACCAACAGGTCATAGTCTTTGACCAGGCGGTAGATTACAGGTTTATCTGAAATATCGGGGCCAAAGCGCAGGACTATTTTTCTGGGTGACATCGGTCGCTCTCCTTTCTCTTGTTCGATATGCTCCGGGCGTCCGACTTTTATCCCTATTCCTTAGAATGGAGCGGTTTGCCGCACAGACCCGCTTCCGGTCCGGGTAATAGTTTTACCGGTTCTGTGAGCAGAAACTGGCCGCTGGCAATCCAATCTTTCAGGATAGCGGCAATCTTTTTGGCCCGCGGGTAACTGGATAGCGGGGCGGTTGGCACTTCCTTGCCCTGTACATTTATTTTTCCCGACTTGAGCTCGGCGTAACTGACATAACCCAGGTTGCCGGGCTGCCGGTTGGGATAAGCTTCACTGTAGTCCACAATGGGGGCGTATAGATCCCTGTCTGTGGCTGCGGCATAGAGAGTGATTTCCTCGTTTAATAGAGGAATGGGTACACCAATGCCTACGGATAGGGTGGCCCCATAACCCAGATAACTGGTTCCCACCAGCCATTCCGGACTCATTTGTTTTAAGTCGCCGATTACAGCCAGGGTACCGCCGGCCGGACCGCAATCGTTGCCGGCACTGTCCTTTTGGATGGCAGGGAAATGCTGGGTGCCGTGCCAGGCTACATAACCAATCCCACCGCCCAGGAAAATGCGGGTGCCAATGCCAATGGTTTTAAAATGAGGGTCTTTGAGCAACGGGCTGAGCTGTCCCGATGTAGAATAGTGCGCGTTGCCCAGGTTTGGTTTGAGCATGCCCATATATGTGTATATGGTCTTGTTGCCCAGGTTGACTGCGCAGTTGTAGTTCTGGTAAGCATTGCGCGGGTTGAAAAGGATGGCCTCGTTGATGTCGCTTAATGTGATGGTGGTTTCCAGCTGCCGGCGGGGGTAGCAGTCGGTGCCGTAGCTGATTGCTCTCAGTTTTACCGGTTTACCTGCTACCAGGTCCTGAATGACATGACCGCCACCATAACGGAACTCACCGGGATAGTTGCTGTTTAAGGGGTCGTCTTCCGGCAGTTCGGTAGCGCCGATATAGGCATCCACAGCGGCAATGCCGGCATAGGCGGGGACGCCGTTCAGCCAAACTTTTTGCATTTTCATCCGCGGCTGGGAATGGCCAAAATTCAGGAAAGCGCCCGAAGAGCACATGGGGGCGAAGGTACCAGTAGTGACCACGTCTACTTCCCGGGTGGCGCGGCTAATGCCTTTTTCCTCAACAATTTGAATCAATTCTTCCGCTGTGACCACCACAGCTTTGCCGGCCTTGATCTTGGCATTAATTTCGGCATATGTTTTCTCCAGGCTCATGTCAAAATCCCTCCCAAATCCCGTGCTCTTCCCGATTTCTCAGTAGAGAATAAAAAAACCTCTTTCTGATGAAAAGAGGTTGGCAAAAATGCTTTTCCTCTTATCTCTCAGAAGAATAAGTGAAATATTCTCCTGCAGGAATTAGCACCATGCTCGCACTGCCTGCCTGGTGGCTCGCGCCAGCTGGTTGCCGGGCTTCATCGGGCCAGTCCCTCCGCCGCTCCGGATAAGAGCACTTCGTCAATATTAAATTACTGCACTCTAGTTTAACAACTGTTGCCCGGTTTGTCAATGCAATATATTTGCCCTATTTAAATGTTCTGTCAGGCGTTGCAAAGCGCGCTTTTCGATGCGGGAAACATATGAGCGGGAAATGCCCATTTTTTGGGCAATTTCTCTCTGGGTGAAGCACACACCGTTGGTTAACCCAAAGCGCAGGGCCAGCACCTGCTGCTCTTGAAAAGGCAACTCTGCCAGTTTGTTACGGATGATTTCCCGGGTAACATTGGTATTGATCTGTTCAGGAACGCTGTCGGCCGGTGTGCCCAGAATATCAATCAGGCATAATTCATGACCTTCTTTGTCCTGCCCGATAGGATCGTATAGTGAACATTCATGACGCTTTTTCTTTCTGCTGCGGAAGTACATGAGTATCTCATTTTCAATGCAGCGAGAAGCATATGTGGCCAGACGGGTGGTTTTGTCCGGTCGGTAGGTGTTGATGGCCTTGATGAGACCTATGGTGCCGATCGAAATCAAGTCATCAAAGTCTTCACTGCGGTCATCAAATTTTTTAATAATGTGGGCGACGAGGCGCAGGTTGTGTTCAATTAGAACCTGCCTGGCCTGTTGGTTTCCCTGTAGTGCCTGTTCCAGATAGTCTTGCTCTTCTTTTTCATTCAGTGGTCTGGGAAAACTGTTTTGAGCAATGTGGGAGACAAGCATTACCAGGCCGTGTACCAGGGACAGTAAAGCCAGTGCCCACACCCCAGCCAGCATAGATTTCCCCCCTTATCTTGCCTGAAAAGGTTTTACATTATATGAGCAGGAGGGTGCAGTTTGTGCCTGTACAACTCACAAAAATAAAAAAACACCGCCCGGTGGCGATGTTTTGGGTAAATTGTGGCTGGGGCGGCTGGATTCGAACCAACGCATGGCGGGTCCAAAGCCCGCTGCCTTACCGCTTGGCTACGCCCCAACTTGCTGGTGGAGGGGGCAGGATTCGAACCTGCGAAGGCGTCCGCCGGCAGATTTACAGTCTGCTCCCTTTGACCACTCGGGAACCCCTCCGGAAAATGGTGACCCCTACGGGATTCGAACCCGTGTTACCGCCGTGAAAGGGCGGTGTCTTAGACCACTTGACCAAGGGGCCATATTGCATTGTGGTGGTCGGGATGGAGGGATTTGAACCCCCGGCCTCCTGCTCCCAAGGCAGGCGCGCTAGCCAAACTGCGCCACATCCCGGCTGTTAACATGCAAATGTAATTATATCTAAAGCTGCTTTTTCCGTCAAGGGGTGCCAAAGTAAAAACAGGCATAAAAGCTCCAGTTACCTCATTATAGTATTAAAGGGAAAAATATGGAGGTGATCCGGTAATGAACGGAAATTTATTTTGTGGATGGCGAAGGTTATGGGTGCTGGTTTTTTTCATCATGGTCTTGGGACTATGGGAGGCCTCTGTTTGCAGCGCCGAACCGGAAAAAACTGTGGACGAAGGGAATAAAGTCACCGCTATAACCAAACAGATTATCTGGATTGCCATTGATGGTTTGGACATGAGACTTTACAACAGTGCTGCCGCACCTAATATGAAGGGTCTGGCTATGTCCGGCACCCAGGCTGAGTACATGATTGGCTACGAACCGGACCGCACTGCTGAGCAGTTATTTTCGCTTGTCAGCGGTGTGTTGCCCCCCCGGCACGGTTTCGGCAGTTCCAACAGACAGGCTGCTGTGCCTACTGTGCTCAATTTGTTGGAAAAACGTAAAAACTCTACTGTGGTTTTTGATGCTTCTGGTGAATTGCGCGGTGGTATTTCCGGTATAAGCGGTTATTTCCCCGGTCCCTATCAGTCCAATAGTGAAATGGTTGATGAAATAATAAAATATTTTGATGCCAAGCATCCCTTTATGAGTGTTATTGTATTGCGCGGGCCTCAAGCCGGTGATAGCATGGGGCAAAAATTAAAATGCATCACCGAGGTTGACAATCAGATAGGTAGAATATTAAATTATTTGCACCAACAAGGGATCTATGAGGAGACCATGTTGATAATTAGTGGTATCACGGGCCGCAGTCCCCTGATATTGAAAGGAAAAGAATTTAAAGCCGGTTACGTATCCCCGCCGGTGACCAATATCGACCTGGTGCCCACCATAGCCTAT
Encoded here:
- the pfkA gene encoding 6-phosphofructokinase, whose amino-acid sequence is MQRLGVLTSGGDSSGMNAAIRAVVRKAIYHGREVMGIMRGYNGLIEGDMQPMNLGSVADIIHRGGTILHTARSELFKTPEGRAKAYANVQRFGLQGLVVIGGDGSFRGALQFNREYNIPVIGVPGTIDNDIYGTDYSIGFDTAVNTVVDAINKIRDTATSHERTFIIEVMGRDSGWIALTAGLAGGAETILIPEKPLSIDELCDKLMRGYKRGKLHSIIIVAEGAASGLEVGRQIKEKTGFDTKVTILGHLQRGGTPTAFDRNLASRLGAAAVDLLLAGESGKMVGMISGKVVATDLQQAVQKKQLIDLDMYTLADILSI
- a CDS encoding radical SAM protein, whose translation is MYKCAQCGEVVESRCKPGKCKSCGAPKEDLQKQEQPKKK
- a CDS encoding O-acetyl-ADP-ribose deacetylase yields the protein MVGQTRVVLLQGDITEQDTQAIVNAANSRLAGGGGVDGAIHRAGGPAIMAQCDEIRARQGGCPTGQAVLTTGGRLKAQYVIHTVGPIWRGGDHNEDQLLASAYQSSLRLALQHGIKSVAFPSISTGAYGFPLERAAAVAVRAVEGFLLEQPLQEVRWVLFSQRDFQAYLRAWQERGYQQGKNVE
- the rpe gene encoding ribulose-phosphate 3-epimerase, with protein sequence MHAIAPSILSANFAALAQDVGLVEKAGAEYLHIDVMDGHFVPNITIGPAVVAALRPHSKMIFDVHLMIENPEKYIQDFARAGADLITVHAEATVHLHSLLQKIKAAGCRAGVALNPATPLDVLDYVLELTDLVLVMTVNPGFGGQEFIPAVVPKISRLREKLLAVRSHALIQVDGGINVQTAAIVARAGADVLVAGSAIFGAVDPAAAIAEIRQAARG
- a CDS encoding TrkA C-terminal domain-containing protein; the encoded protein is MLDEHGNHLMARYVSIAMDIATRIMRGEYREGQKIFGRSTLAGKYNVSPETIRRALTLLQDTGIVHVSPGVGVVVRSQKAAEAFLAECGQKEVLRGMQEKLHALLRQRDALNEEIDRLMHELLDYTMKMVGRLRRLDEIRVLPFSPLVGKSLAEVDFRSKTGATVLAIFRQGEEIYSPRADTVIQAGDVLLVVGHPENKEQLFSLVEPRQPES
- the mtrB gene encoding trp RNA-binding attenuation protein MtrB, with the protein product MGMGERNRPGSEYLPEIAGDYVAVKALENGVTIIGLTRGKDTRFHHTEKLDRGEVMIAQFTEHTSAIKIRGRAEIYTKHGKIRTDE
- a CDS encoding DedA family protein, yielding MLAQVIDCLIEFGWLALFLGAVIEALGLPFPGSVMLVFAGVLISRERLGLVAAVLAAVVGYNVGGGIAYFLGRFLGHPLGVSVMKWLKIEPEQLEQGFKYMQRSAGYYILLGHFLPMFSNLTPYLAGVSRVRAGVFFLYNSAFAIIWAFIYMGAGFYFSSYWERAAQFLQRHIYKVAVLGLVLYIMVVYLFKKKKVFLKNSK
- a CDS encoding chemotaxis protein CheW, encoding MGGLEEQLVIFQLNDQQYALPIQETQEIIRMTAITQVPNTRHYVEGIINLRGSIVPVINLNKRLSLPVKEYDENTRIIVVEHAGQKVGMIVDNVLEVGRYTRDELEPPAVAGDGVEFLRGVVKKQDRLWLLLNLANVL
- a CDS encoding CBS and ACT domain-containing protein, with translation MFVRNCMTPNPITIKPDTPIFEALNIMKKNNIRQLPVVDKAGKLLGIVTEREILTVSPSPASTLSIYEMNYLLSKMQVKDIMNRQLVTVSPELNIEDAALIMRDKKIGSLLVIQEDALVGIITQTDIFDAMLKAFGIRKAGTRIVIETEDRVGALAELLQIVKEHRINVIGVASLEKSDRIVQIMLRLSTADASELVNDIKQKGFQVIAVS
- the pyk gene encoding pyruvate kinase; this translates as MRRTKIVCTIGPASERVPTLIRMIRAGMNVARLNFSHGTHEDHARRIAAVREAAAKTGQNVALLLDTKGPEIRLGYLEQEKVLLEAGKKVILTTEDVKGTVEILPVTYKGLPRDVVEGDTILIADGLIELRVTGKNRKQVECEVISGGEITSQKGVNLPGVNVNLPALTERDVDDILFGIKQGMDIIAASFIRKANDVLAIRQIVEESGADLDIIAKIESREGVANVDEIIKVADGIMVARGDLGVEIPVEEVPLVQKKIIEKCNRAGKPVITATQMLESMIQHPRPTRAEASDVANAIFDGTDAIMLSGETAAGKYPVEAVQTMARIAERAESSLQYDEILRRKAVALARTVTDSISHATCTIAADLDAAAIITSTETGYTAKMVSKYRPKAPIIAVTPDQSVLRKLALIWGVQPLLMPRVQDTDSMITAAIQASLDSGYISPGDLVVITAGVPVGVHGTTNLIKVHTAGDILARGTGIGQKAVTGVARVCHNIKEAQEKLQPGDILITEATDREYIGILDRAAALITEVGGLTSHAAIVGLEFGIPTVVGVECATALIKDGEVITVDGQRGLVYRGQARVL